A DNA window from Porites lutea chromosome 6, jaPorLute2.1, whole genome shotgun sequence contains the following coding sequences:
- the LOC140942165 gene encoding melanocortin receptor 5-like: MLAASKERPTSLLIFLSALNIFLSIAAFLGNTLILVALHKETSLHPPSKLLYRNLAITDLCVGIIAEPLIVTYWTSAVKERWDICYYANRAQTFSGYTLCSVSLLTLTAISVDRLLALLLGLRYRHVVTLRRTFITVIALWILSIVLACTTFWNPLVYSWYQYIGTALCLVTTIFAYTKIFLTLRHNQIHFDHVQNHVFPGQPSQAIPPNIARYRKAVKSALWIQVTLVVCYVPFGIAVALTPQRGTPLSSYLARNFVATIVYLNSSLNPLLYCWRLREVRQAVKETLKSSGYTRPTLFLG, encoded by the exons atgctagcggccagcaaggagCGGCCAACAAG TCTACTTATCTTTCTTTCAGctctaaatatttttctgtccATTGCAGCATTtttggggaacactctgatcctagttgccctacacaaggaaacttcacttcatccgccgtccaaactcctgtatcgtaacctggcgataactgatctctgtgttggtatcattgctGAGCCTTTGATTGTGACTTATTGGACTTCTGCTGTTAAagaaagatgggatatttgctattaCGCAAATAGGGCACAAACTTTCTCAGGGTATACTTTGTGTTCAGTATCTTTATTAACattgactgcaataagcgtggacagacttctcgccttgttactggggctcagatacagacacGTTGTAACTTTGAGAAGAACGTTTATAACTGTGATTGCTTTATGGATTTTGTCCATCGTTCTTGCCTGCACTACTTTTTGGAATCCTCTTGTATATTCATGGTATCAATACATAGGTACAGCTCTGTGTCTAGTCACCACAATCTtcgcttacacaaaaattttcctcACTCTACGTCACAACCAAATTCATTTTGACCATGTTCAGAACCATGTTTTCCCAGGACAACCAAGCCAAGCAATTCCACCtaacatagctcgatacagaaaggcagtgaaGAGTGCACTGTGGATACAGGtaacattggttgtttgttatGTGCCGTTTGGTATAGCGGTCGCTTTGACACCTCAGAGAGGGACGCCTTTATCGAGCTACCTTGCTCGGAACTTTGTGGCTACTATCGTTTATTTAAACTCATCTTTAAACCCTTTGCTGTACTGTTGGAGGTTGAGAGAAGTGCGGCAAGCTGTGAAAGAAACACTAAAAagttctggatacacgcgtccaacattgtttttggggtga
- the LOC140942166 gene encoding collagen triple helix repeat-containing protein 1-like, with translation MDLIYNSQHGSCGYSPCFCAPGIPGIPGSPGPAGPAGTTGSPGNNGPEGSMGPRGVKGDEGPRGKQGLPGPKGDTGSRGPAGPLGSKGDAGPPGSQGPPGPKGPQGPSGHAGKKGDTGPPGSQGPSGPKGAPGSFARNWKQCVFKNLNDDRDSGLVKECIFKKTSDNTGLRVYWSGHLRIYNCNSCCRRWYFTFNGAECSAPAAIDATVYMNLGAGSRINNLYRPRHVEGVCDKIHKGTVRVGFWVGHCSGYGSADAATGWKSVSRIYVEEVPPPQV, from the exons ATGGACTTGATATAT AATTCACAACATGGCTCTTGTGGTTACTCTCCGTGTTTCTGCGCACCGGGTATACCAGGCATCCCAGGAAGCCCGGGACCCGCGGGACCAGCTGGTACAACGGGATCACCCGGGAATAACGGACCCGAAGGATCTATGGGTCCACGAGGAGTCAAAGGCGATGAAGGACCCCGTGGAAAACAGGGACTTCCAGGCCCCAAGGGAGATACAGGGTCGAGGGGCCCAGCAGGCCCACTCGGAAGCAAGGGTGATGCAGGTCCCCCTGGAAGTCAAGGACCCCCTGGTCCCAAGGGACCACAAGGACCCTCGGGTCACGCTGGAAAGAAAGGTGATACAGGTCCTCCTGGAAGTCAAGGTCCCTCAGGTCCCAAGGGGGCTCCAGGGTCTTTTGCACGTAATTGGAAACAGTGCGTTTTTAAGAATCTGAACGATGACAGGGACTCAGGATTGGTCAAG GAATGTATTTTCAAGAAGACGTCAGATAACACAGGGCTGCGTGTCTACTGGAGTGGGCACCTCCGCATCTATAACTGCAACAGCTGTTGTAGGCGATGGTATTTCACCTTTAATGGCGCAGAGTGTTCGGCCCCAGCAGCTATTGATGCGACAGTGTATATGAATCTCGGAGCTGGTAGCAGAATAAACAATTTGTACCGCCCACGCCACGTCGAAGGAGTTTGCGATAAAATTCACAAAGGCACTGTGCGCGTGGGATTCTGGGTCGGACACTGCTCAGGTTACGGTTCTGCTGATGCGGCCACAGGCTGGAAATCAGTGTCCCGGATCTACGTGGAAGAAGTACCTCCCCCACAAGTTTAA